One genomic region from Acidobacteriota bacterium encodes:
- a CDS encoding glycosyltransferase family 39 protein — translation MGRSEGPSAALVLGVCALVLAPTIAYRVGVDQGVFAYMGAQLLRGDWPYIHSWEADFPGLMFLQAAEIFVFGKSIAMFRLFDVLFQLGTAYFVFRIADRLSGRVGAMVAAILYCLIYQDYGPWNTAQREGFGLPFVLAGFWMVLTADRRSPWVTAAIIGLGMGFAITIKPTILALALFYLPLATELRTRRAVAVVLVAGACLAAPSVAFVGLYWTLGGLTQMYESLVSYQPIYTARLRGTEPLLTYWMQKFGSLGRNAVVLPIVYAPFLFQGTYRRERLMVWLGFVGSVYSVFVQGTFAGYHYLPGMALGAILVGDLFSTVSSWGLRRFHNFVPVDAARAQRILATLMLVVAAASYVRGAPLRDFATGHFLNPPRANEFRNDTVFDFTESYDLAAYLRARTQPNEPVQVWGYESLVYYLADRSAASRFQMTHPLVMRVPGEALTPMQLRWREEFVGDINRRQPLYVAVVQHDNWWWSPDERTSEELLDDFPEWKHVIARDYALETTIGRFLVYRRITHTPSRSGS, via the coding sequence GTGGGTAGAAGCGAAGGCCCCAGCGCTGCACTGGTGCTCGGTGTTTGCGCCCTGGTGTTGGCGCCAACGATAGCGTATCGGGTGGGGGTCGATCAGGGCGTGTTTGCGTACATGGGGGCCCAGCTGTTGCGCGGGGACTGGCCCTACATCCATTCGTGGGAAGCCGATTTTCCCGGGCTGATGTTCCTGCAGGCTGCCGAAATCTTCGTGTTCGGCAAGTCGATCGCGATGTTCCGGCTCTTTGATGTGTTGTTTCAGCTGGGCACGGCGTATTTCGTGTTCCGTATTGCCGACCGGCTCAGCGGCCGCGTTGGGGCCATGGTCGCCGCCATTCTCTACTGCCTGATTTACCAAGACTACGGGCCCTGGAACACGGCGCAGCGCGAAGGCTTCGGACTGCCCTTTGTGCTGGCAGGTTTCTGGATGGTCCTCACCGCCGACAGGCGATCGCCGTGGGTGACGGCGGCCATCATCGGCCTCGGGATGGGGTTTGCCATCACGATCAAGCCGACCATTCTCGCCCTGGCGCTGTTTTATCTGCCGCTCGCCACCGAACTTCGCACCCGCCGGGCTGTGGCCGTGGTGCTGGTGGCAGGTGCGTGCCTGGCCGCACCGTCAGTGGCGTTCGTCGGCCTCTACTGGACGCTCGGCGGTTTGACGCAGATGTACGAATCGCTCGTGAGCTACCAGCCGATTTATACCGCGCGTCTCAGGGGTACGGAGCCGTTGCTGACCTACTGGATGCAGAAATTCGGGAGCCTCGGCAGGAACGCCGTGGTGCTGCCCATCGTGTATGCGCCATTTCTTTTCCAGGGCACGTACCGCCGCGAACGGCTGATGGTGTGGCTCGGATTCGTCGGTTCGGTTTACAGCGTATTTGTGCAGGGCACGTTTGCCGGATATCACTATTTGCCGGGCATGGCGCTCGGGGCCATCCTGGTGGGCGATCTCTTTTCAACCGTCAGCAGTTGGGGACTGCGCCGCTTCCACAATTTCGTGCCAGTGGACGCCGCTCGGGCACAGCGCATCCTGGCCACGCTGATGCTCGTGGTCGCAGCGGCATCTTATGTGCGTGGGGCGCCTCTCAGGGACTTCGCCACCGGGCATTTCCTGAATCCACCCAGGGCGAACGAGTTCAGGAACGACACGGTCTTTGACTTCACCGAGTCGTACGACCTTGCCGCATACCTGCGCGCGCGGACGCAACCCAATGAGCCGGTGCAAGTGTGGGGGTATGAGTCTCTCGTCTACTACCTGGCTGATCGATCTGCGGCGAGTCGCTTCCAGATGACCCATCCGCTGGTCATGCGTGTTCCCGGCGAGGCTCTGACGCCGATGCAGCTGCGCTGGCGCGAGGAATTCGTCGGCGACATCAATCGTCGCCAGCCCCTGTATGTGGCGGTGGTGCAACACGACAACTGGTGGTGGTCGCCCGACGAGCGAACGTCCGAGGAGTTGCTGGACGACTTCCCGGAGTGGAAACACGTCATCGCGCGCGACTATGCGCTCGAGACCACGATCGGGCGTTTCCTTGTGTATCGCCGGATCACACACACGCCATCGAGGTCCGGCAGCTGA